From a region of the Mycobacterium intracellulare ATCC 13950 genome:
- the qcrC gene encoding cytochrome bc1 complex diheme cytochrome c subunit — protein MKKLGSTRSGSRLPQSHQGQRDRSRRRLRRRLSGGLLLLIALTIAGGVAAVLTPRPQVAVADESNSALLRTGKQLFDTSCVSCHGANLQGVPDRGPSLIGVGEEAVYFQVSTGRMPAMTGEAQAPRKEPIFDEGQIDALGAYVQANGGGPTTVRNPDGSLAMHSLRGEDLGRGGDLFRLNCSSCHNFTGKGGALSSGKYAPDLEPANEQQILAAMRTGPQNMPKFSDRQLSFEAKKDIIGYIKAVTEERQPGGYGLGGFGPAPEGMAAWIIGMVAAIGLALWIGARA, from the coding sequence TTGAAGAAACTGGGGTCTACCCGATCCGGTTCGCGGCTTCCTCAGTCGCACCAGGGGCAGCGTGACCGTTCGCGACGGCGGTTGCGCCGCCGCTTGTCGGGCGGCCTGCTGCTGCTGATCGCGCTGACCATCGCCGGTGGTGTGGCCGCCGTCCTGACCCCCCGCCCGCAGGTGGCCGTCGCGGACGAGTCGAACTCGGCGCTGCTGCGGACCGGCAAGCAGCTGTTCGACACGTCGTGCGTGTCCTGCCACGGCGCCAACCTGCAGGGCGTGCCCGATCGCGGGCCGAGCTTGATCGGCGTCGGCGAGGAAGCCGTCTACTTCCAGGTGTCCACCGGCCGGATGCCGGCGATGACCGGCGAGGCGCAGGCGCCCCGCAAGGAACCGATCTTCGACGAGGGCCAGATCGACGCCCTGGGCGCCTACGTGCAGGCCAACGGCGGCGGCCCGACGACCGTGCGCAACCCCGACGGCAGCCTGGCGATGCACTCGCTGCGCGGCGAGGACCTCGGCCGCGGCGGTGACCTGTTCCGGCTCAACTGCTCGTCCTGCCACAACTTCACCGGCAAGGGCGGGGCGCTGTCGTCCGGCAAGTACGCGCCGGACCTGGAGCCCGCCAACGAGCAGCAGATCCTGGCGGCCATGCGGACCGGTCCGCAGAACATGCCGAAGTTCTCCGACCGCCAGCTGTCCTTCGAGGCCAAGAAGGACATCATCGGCTACATCAAGGCGGTGACCGAAGAGCGTCAGCCGGGCGGCTACGGCCTCGGCGGATTCGGACCCGCGCCCGAGGGGATGGCCGCCTGGATCATCGGGATGGTCGCCGCGATCGGGCTGGCACTGTGGATTGGGGCACGGGCATGA
- the ctaE gene encoding aa3-type cytochrome oxidase subunit III: MTSAVGTSGTAITSRVHSLNRPNMVSVGTIVWLSSELMFFAGLFAMYFTARAQSGGKWPPPPTELNLYQAVPVTLVLIASSFTCQMGVFAAERGDVFGLRRWYVITFLMGLFFVCGQGYEYFHLATHGTTIPGSAYGSVFYLATGFHGLHVTGGLVAFIFLLARTAMSKFTPAQATASIVVSYYWHFVDIVWIALFTVIYFIR, translated from the coding sequence GTGACCAGCGCTGTCGGGACCTCAGGTACTGCAATCACGTCGCGCGTTCATTCGCTGAATCGACCCAACATGGTCAGTGTCGGCACCATCGTCTGGCTCTCCAGCGAGTTGATGTTCTTTGCCGGCCTGTTCGCGATGTACTTCACCGCGCGTGCCCAATCCGGCGGAAAATGGCCGCCGCCGCCGACCGAGCTCAACCTGTACCAGGCCGTCCCCGTGACGTTGGTGCTGATCGCGTCGTCGTTCACCTGCCAGATGGGCGTGTTCGCGGCCGAGCGCGGTGACGTGTTCGGGCTGCGCCGCTGGTACGTCATCACCTTCCTGATGGGCCTGTTCTTCGTTTGCGGGCAGGGGTATGAGTACTTCCACCTGGCGACCCACGGGACCACCATTCCCGGCAGCGCCTACGGCAGCGTGTTCTATCTGGCCACCGGGTTCCACGGCCTGCACGTGACCGGCGGCCTGGTCGCCTTCATCTTCTTGCTGGCCCGCACCGCGATGAGCAAGTTCACGCCGGCGCAGGCTACGGCCAGCATCGTCGTCTCGTACTACTGGCATTTCGTCGACATCGTGTGGATCGCACTGTTCACCGTGATCTATTTCATCCGATGA
- the trpD gene encoding anthranilate phosphoribosyltransferase — protein sequence MALSSEVSPSGGSATSWPRVLGRLTGGQDLTRGQAAWAMDQIMTGAASAAQIAAFAVAMQVKVPTSAEVIELAEVMLGHALPMPDSGMPEDTVDIVGTGGDGVNTVNLSTMAAIVTAAAGVPVVKHGNRAASSLSGGADTLEALDIRIDFGPDEVARSLAEVGIGFCFAPLFHPSYRHTSAVRRELGVPTVFNLLGPLTNPARPRAGLIGCAFADLAEVMAGVFAARRSSVLVVHGDDGLDELTTTTTSTIWRVQAGTVDRLTFDPAGFGFPRADLDDLLGGDAQANAAEVRAVLAGAKGPVRDAVVLNAAGAIVAHAGLSSRAEWLPAWEDGLARAGKAIDSGAAEQLLARWVRFGQQV from the coding sequence GTGGCTTTGTCATCTGAGGTTTCGCCGTCCGGCGGGTCCGCGACGTCGTGGCCGCGGGTGCTGGGCCGGCTGACGGGCGGTCAGGACCTGACCCGCGGCCAGGCCGCCTGGGCCATGGACCAGATCATGACCGGCGCGGCGAGCGCCGCCCAGATCGCGGCCTTCGCGGTGGCGATGCAGGTGAAGGTGCCCACGTCGGCCGAGGTGATCGAGCTGGCCGAGGTCATGCTCGGCCACGCGCTGCCGATGCCCGATTCCGGTATGCCCGAGGACACCGTCGACATCGTCGGAACCGGCGGCGACGGCGTCAACACCGTGAACCTGTCCACGATGGCGGCGATCGTGACGGCGGCCGCGGGTGTGCCGGTGGTCAAACACGGCAACCGGGCGGCCTCGTCGTTGTCCGGTGGCGCCGACACGCTCGAGGCGCTCGACATCCGCATCGACTTCGGACCCGACGAGGTGGCGCGCAGCCTCGCCGAGGTCGGCATCGGGTTCTGCTTCGCGCCGTTGTTCCACCCGTCGTACCGGCACACTTCCGCGGTGCGCCGCGAGCTCGGCGTGCCGACGGTGTTCAATCTCCTTGGGCCGCTTACCAATCCGGCCCGGCCCCGGGCCGGATTGATCGGCTGCGCGTTCGCCGACCTGGCCGAGGTGATGGCCGGGGTGTTCGCGGCCCGCCGCTCCAGCGTGCTGGTGGTGCACGGCGACGACGGGCTCGACGAGTTGACGACCACGACCACCAGCACGATCTGGCGGGTGCAGGCCGGCACCGTGGACCGGCTGACGTTCGATCCGGCCGGGTTCGGCTTTCCCCGCGCCGACCTCGACGACCTGTTGGGCGGCGACGCGCAGGCCAACGCCGCGGAGGTGCGTGCGGTGCTGGCCGGCGCCAAGGGCCCGGTGCGCGACGCCGTCGTCCTCAACGCCGCCGGCGCGATCGTGGCCCACGCCGGGTTATCCAGTCGCGCCGAATGGCTGCCGGCGTGGGAGGACGGGTTGGCCCGCGCCGGCAAGGCCATCGACTCCGGCGCGGCCGAACAGCTGCTCGCGCGTTGGGTGCGGTTCGGCCAGCAGGTCTGA